One genomic segment of Plasmodium vinckei vinckei genome assembly, chromosome: PVVCY_03 includes these proteins:
- a CDS encoding pentafunctional AROM polypeptide, putative: MQEITLKENMPIHNTFREYNEFKYEHVHVENTLSPFFESFQLKRSDHGSYIIIIDYKIVPKIKKKLFKIIAFLLNNKENGKSSQNVLNTSDTITQTRQKNEHNDIGDQKNEHNDVGDQKNAHTICIQIDKKNYEQIMQNEVEKGRKILAGQEKNTFNENILIKKYQNIIKEIVDNDKINIFEIETIRIVVIRINKKDQKVGKLDDFIEIFEKTPISSQSEIFVFSNKWMTHILHVLHNHFKVMKIYAFPLSISSAITTTQEISRIPNSLISIYVAVCLLSPTNEKEYTFGLTEALRLGILNDKKLYIKIKENDLNYFQNRLKYIIYKCIQNRENIIQKWHKKSVNYVNILHFGDVVGNAIKSVFSKMPSCENYKNGYNIYGIYYELKILHEIHKISMLLFLDIEQVMTKYNLNYKLNQNFLNYYTKDIIIFLHKKYCSKGNNEIPIIHLVDINKIKPEVIVKVPLSIFCKVLSPIVSISTCSNFMSLNMVSRSKKIDMMNGQSLNFLFIKNVGNKSETIRVIYTSCMSTQSVILKNVNLCFDVALFIKILKDLKFDISLKNKTTKKYKSIFNKMDKDPIATYECKQNVYHLLINGNIDKKNSIFLFKNFIFQDKIIFNVYNSGTVCRLILPLLCLYICKQNLKAKNEKKKLLKFIILKGNKQMESVRIISPLVKVIQKSFKYIKIIYLKKKNYLPIQISVKTEELKSYNIFLSNNMLINNSVSSQFVSSMLLISPFSETSTCIHLLYKKVRKKVCKRGCKKGCSIYRDRFFKIRTTKINYYNSLSSVFKNVYRKSLNPNELLHYKCSYNKAFLEIVHKKNKKFDNNKMCVKGKEVWNESKQSEEETIININKSSRFLKKLNKTYFETTSKSFIDLTVNVMKLWGVKVCVKNCNYIIKKGDVSKKCSPFPYFLAKKKVKEKAKEKAKEKAKKKPVQHHKKSYWKNMCRYTYFSCSKLKRHSRNVSKNIIKKVKYYKIGIIYEQNKRNIYTDKIERNITVLDTSHLNGTNVPYKHTYIICNDLGLYFYFIVGCIIKKINCSFVLNLCLNNVIMKRVSLKYYKIKYVMTQKNVQNYFLLNLLLLFGVGIYIKRESSENVRLFLIMSKGVHIRIEKKLYRHYVKRKKEIVKVSKQDKHSTDSMFEPKNKIKYHVFEKMYINYYFNDVRRLLTKIVIDAEYFSDDFFPICVLFCYYLIIHKSENIIFKIKNIHNQDIKESIRINNVVYILKMCFQNLVFISCDSNSIYITRIRNCIDNCLFSINNNKKYLNCSKMNYKKNIMFYNNSKYVMSSNNILYLFIDTRNDHRIIFMTTILSLIFQNILIDNCFQIKKSYPEFYEHIKLKHTSPI, translated from the exons ATGCAAGAAATAACATTGAAGGAAAATATGCCCATACACAATACATTTCGagaatataatgaatttaaatatgaacaTGTACATGTAGAAAATACTCTATCACCATTCTTCGAATCCTTTCAATTG AAAAGGAGTGACCATGGAAGttacataattattattgatTATAAGATAGTgccaaaaataaaaaaaaaactttttaaaattatagcTTTTCTTCTAAacaataaagaaaatggaAAGTCATCACAAAATGTACTAAATACAAGTGATACCATTACACAGACgagacaaaaaaatgagcaTAATGATATAGGAGACCAAAAAAATGAGCATAATGATGTAGGAGACCAAAAAAATGCACACACAATATGTATACagattgataaaaaaaattatgaacaaatCATGCAAAATGAAGTTGAAAAAGGACGTAAAATTCTTGCCGGAcaggaaaaaaatacattcaatgaaaatatactaataaaaaaatatcaaaatataattaaagaaatagttgataatgataaaataaatatatttgaaatagAAACCATTCGAATTGTTGTTATAAggataaacaaaaaagatCAAAAAGTTGGCAAACTTGACGATTTTATAgaaatttttgaaaaaactCCCATTTCAAGCCAAAGtgaaatatttgttttttcaaataaatggaTGACACACATTTTACATGTTCTTCATAACCATTTTAAAG tgatgaaaatatatgcattccCCCTTAGTATCAGTTCAGCAATTACAACAACCCAAGAAATATCTCGAATCCCGAATAGTCTCATAtcaa TTTACGTGGCTGTGTGTTTACTTTCACCCACAAATGAAAAGGAGTATACATTTGGTTTGACAGAAGCACTAAGACTTGGAATATTGAACGATAAAAAgctttatataaaaataaaagaaaatgatttaaattattttcaaaatagattgaaatatataatatataaatgtatacaaaatagagaaaatataatacaaaaatggCACAAAAAAAGTGTAAATTATGTGAATATACTTCATTTTGGTGATGTTGTAGGAAATGCAATAAAAAGTGTATTTAGTAAAATGCCAAGTtgtgaaaattataaaaatggatataatatttatggaatttattatgaattaaaaatattacatgaaattcataaaataagtaTGCTTTTATTTCTTGATATTGAACAAGTTAtgacaaaatataatttaaattataaattaaatcaaaattttcttaattattatactaaagatataattatatttttacacaaaaaatattgttctAAAGGGAATAATGAAATTCCTATTATTCATTTAgtagatataaataaaataaaaccaGAAGTTATAGTAAAAGTACCATTgtctatattttgtaaagtTTTATCTCCTATTGTTTCAATTTCAACATGTTCAAATTTTATGTCATTAAATATGGTTAGTAGATccaaaaaaatagacaTGATGAATGGGCAAagtttaaattttttatttataaaaaatgttggaAATAAATCAGAAACAATTCGTGTAATTTATACTAGTTGTATGAGTACACAAAGTGTCAttcttaaaaatgttaatctATGTTTTGATGTTGCtttgtttattaaaattttaaaggatttaaaatttgatataagtttgaaaaataagacaacgaaaaaatataaaagcaTATTTAACAAAATGGATAAAGACCCCATTGCAACATACGAGTGTAAACAAAATGTGTATCACTTATTAATTAATGgaaatatagataaaaaaaactccatttttttatttaaaaattttatatttcaagataaaataatatttaatgtatataattctGGAACTGTTTGCCGATTAATATTACCATTATtatgcttatatatatgtaagcaaaatttaaaagcaaaaaatgaaaaaaaaaaattattaaagtttattattttaaaaggaaataaacaaatgGAATCTGTTCGAATTATAAGTCCATTAGTTAAAGTGATTCAAAaatcttttaaatatataaaaattatttatctaaaaaaaaaaaattatttacctATTCAAATATCTGTAAAAACAGAGGaattaaaaagttataatatctttttgtcaaataatatgcttattaataattcagTATCGAGCCAATTCGTATCCTCTATGCTATTAATTTCACCTTTTTCAGAAACAAGCACATGCATACATTtgctatataaaaaagttcGTAAAAAAGTTTGTAAAAGGGGTTGTAAAAAAGGGTGCAGCATATATAGGGATAGATTCTTTAAAATACGGACGAccaaaattaattattacaaCTCATTGAGTagtgtttttaaaaatgtttatagaAAGAGTTTGAATCCAAATGAATTGCTACATTACAAATGTAGTTATAACAAAGCATTTTTAGAAattgttcataaaaaaaataaaaaatttgataataataaaatgtgtgTAAAGGGTAAAGAAGTATGGAATGAAAGTAAACAAAGTGAAGAAGAGaccataataaatataaataaatcgagccgttttttaaaaaaattaaataaaacatattttgaaaCTACCTCAAAATCTTTTATCGATTTAACTGTGAATGTAATGAAATTATGGGGTGTAAAAGTTtgtgtaaaaaattgtaactatatcataaaaaagggagatgtatcaaaaaaatgttcCCCTTTTCCCTACTTTTTAGcaaagaaaaaagtaaaagaaaaagcAAAAGAAAAAGCAAAAGAAAAAGCAAAGAAAAAACCTGTACAAcatcataaaaaaagcTATTGGAAAAACATGTGTAgatatacttattttaGTTGTTCTAAATTAAAGAGACATAGTCGGAATGTaagcaaaaatattattaaaaaggtTAAGTACTACAAGATAGGAATCATATATGagcaaaataaaagaaatatttatactgATAAAATAGAGAGAAATATAACAGTTTTAGACACATCACATTTAAATGGTACTAATGTTCCTTATAAGcatacatacataatatGCAACGATTTAggactttatttttattttattgttggatgtataataaaaaaaataaattgtaGTTTTGTTTTAAACTTATGTCTAAACAATGTTATAATGAAAAGAGTGAGcctaaaatattataaaataaaatatgtaatgactcaaaaaaatgtacaaaattattttttactaaatTTGTTATTACTATTCGGAGTgggcatatatataaaaagggaATCGTCGGAAAACGTCAGACTATTTTTAATCATGTCAAAGGGGGTGCATATAAGAATAGAGAAAAAACTATATAGACATTAtgtaaaaaggaaaaaagaaattgtCAAAGTTAGCAAACAAGATAAGCATAGTACTGACTCAATGTTTGagccaaaaaataaaataaaatatcatgTCTTTGAAAAGATgtacataaattattactttAATGATGTAAGAAgattattaacaaaaatagtTATAGATGCAGAATATTTTTCAGatgatttttttccaatttgtgttttattttgttattatttaattattcataaaagtgaaaatataatatttaaaataaaaaatatacataatcaGGATATTAAAGAGTCAATACGTATAAACAatgttgtatatatacttaaGATGTGTTTCCAAAATTtagtttttatttcatgtGACAGTAACAGTATATACATTACAAGGATTAGAAATTGTATAGACAATTGCTTATTcagtataaataataataaaaagtatttGAACTGTTctaaaatgaattataaaaaaaatataatgttttACAACAACTCTAAATATGTAATGAGcagtaataatatattatacttatttatagATACAAGAAATGATCAccgaattatttttatgactACTATATTGTCacttatttttcaaaatattttaattgataattgttttcaaattaaaaaaagttatcCTGAATTTTATGAACAT ATCAAGTTAAAACATACTTCACCgatttag
- a CDS encoding pentafunctional AROM polypeptide, putative produces MNYYKVCNDSERELPQNENYIRKYKYKEIIKNDINIYYLIKEINRLNVNIICGIRNVGKTYLGKKIKNSFVIDIDDYVFEKEIKFDKIQISDFRYYEYLTFISVLYMSYSIFAYNPCSKSYTTKADQDWDKEKTRHADKYKQVYKDDNLFFFINNDVNFYNKKINDLYKNIKYEINKSNNNYINNITIILGGGIIEFEKSRHVISKLKNVILIKRDEKELYEICINDKIKPKLSGNLQKIIENRTKIFNELNIPFQFSIPTENIINKNIKNLNEIRNNLIVTSFLNFFNYKFYAKPIINPKLLLTQVFSINLEEFHLFNYKSMESDHEFVELVIDKKNEYHNNDNKISSKILTANCDDSLKEINANFPFIDLELLDLAIFIIRAYTHKPIIIKLRKNMTKSGKMHLNHVISIFYKYKINIFDIDIDTDADTDADADTDVNCVNAFDETNENCFFIISKSVSEMNKLQKCINISNLFYVDCLKLSFHFLSKKNKELLNTILSDHYKDKLKNKSLQNHKQYINKNRENILLYNVEPKYDTFSSFLYNQIVALNYKKSKKNKSQLLDQNFMYTYYYTNCIVAICYAEHDL; encoded by the coding sequence ATGAACTATTATAAAGTATGTAATGATTCAGAAAGGGAATTACctcaaaatgaaaattacataagaaaatataaatacaaagaaataataaaaaatgatataaacatatattatttaataaaagaaataaaccgtcttaatgtaaatataatatgtggTATTCGTAATGTAGGAAAAACCTAtttaggaaaaaaaataaaaaatagttttgTAATAGATATAGATGATTATGtatttgaaaaagaaattaaatttgataaaattcaaataagTGATTTTAgatattatgaatatttgACATTTATTTCAGTACTATATATGTCTTATTCTATTTTTGCTTATAACCCATGTTCTAAAAGTTATACAACAAAAGCAGACCAAGATTgggataaagaaaaaacaagACATGCAGATAAATACAAACAAGTGTACAAAGATGAcaatctattttttttcataaataatgatgtaaatttttataataaaaaaataaatgatttatataaaaatataaaatatgaaataaacaaatcaaataataattatattaataatattactatAATTTTAGGAGGTGGAATAATTGAGTTTGAAAAATCAAGACATGTTATAtccaaattaaaaaatgttatacttataaaaagagatgaaaaagaattatatgaaatatgtattaatgataaaattaaacCAAAATTATCAggaaatttacaaaaaattatagaaaatcgaactaaaatatttaatgaattaaatatacCTTTTCAATTTTCTATACCTacagaaaatattataaataaaaatataaaaaatttaaatgaaatacgAAATAATTTGATTGTTACTAGttttttaaacttttttaattataaattttatgctAAACCTATCATAAATCCTAAACTTTTACTTACTCAAGTTTTTTCGATAAATTTGGAGGagtttcatttatttaattataagtCTATGGAATCAGACCATGAGTTTGTTGAGCTTGTTATTGACAAGAAGAATGAATATCATAACAATGACAATAAAATTAGTAGCAAAATATTAACAGCCAATTGTGATGATTCACTGAAAGAGATAAATGCTAATTTCCCATTCATAGATTTAGAATTGCTAGATCTagccatttttattattcgaGCTTATACACATAAACCTATCATAATAAAgctaagaaaaaatatgacaaAATCAGGCAAAATGCATCTTAACCATGTAATaagcatattttataaatacaaaattaacATCTTCGACATAGATATTGATACTGATGCTGATACTGATGCTGATGCTGATACTGATGTAAATTGTGTAAACGCTTTTGACgaaacaaatgaaaattgctttttcataatttcaAAAAGTGTAAGCgaaatgaataaattacAAAAGTGCATAAACATAtccaatttattttatgtagattgtttaaaattatcatttcattttctttcaaaaaaaaataaagaattacTCAATACTATTTTAAGTGACCATTATaaagataaattaaaaaataaatctttGCAAAATCATAagcaatatataaataaaaatagagaaaatattttattatataatgtagAACCTAAATATGATACCTTCTCatcctttttatataatcaaaTAGTAGCCttgaattataaaaagtcaaaaaaaaacaaaagccAACTATTAGATCAAAATTTCATGTAtacttattattatacaaattGTATAGTTGCCATTTGTTATGCTGAACATGATTTGTAA